Proteins encoded together in one Fibrobacter sp. UWH4 window:
- a CDS encoding PDZ domain-containing protein gives MNKFIKASLVAAMLAAPIMADEEFGGIGVTIYQTRDGVKVAEVIPGTPAAETKLQAGDVITAVDGVSLKGNDIEQSKSMLRGQVNKPLEITYTSEGESYTTVIRRAQITVKDLESEKVESWYKKSEFNAQELETYAAATESNSKQLVAVLQQGSLVATDKNVNATNLNGIYVQRANEFAPKASKQLNKPASSSLKGFNRKSISFNLSSAGNAVVTILNSDGAEVATLRADNAQPGFNTLRWNGENVPSGRYLVRIDHNGSVSGKNAVLK, from the coding sequence ATGAACAAGTTTATCAAGGCTTCTCTTGTTGCAGCGATGCTTGCGGCTCCGATTATGGCTGACGAAGAGTTCGGCGGTATCGGCGTGACAATTTACCAGACTCGCGACGGTGTCAAGGTGGCGGAAGTTATTCCGGGCACTCCCGCCGCCGAAACCAAACTTCAGGCCGGCGACGTGATTACTGCCGTCGACGGTGTGAGCCTCAAGGGCAACGACATCGAACAGTCCAAGTCTATGCTCCGCGGTCAGGTGAACAAGCCTCTCGAAATTACTTATACGAGCGAAGGTGAATCTTATACGACTGTCATCCGCCGCGCCCAGATTACCGTGAAGGATCTGGAAAGCGAAAAGGTGGAATCCTGGTACAAGAAGTCTGAGTTCAACGCTCAGGAACTTGAAACCTATGCTGCCGCTACCGAAAGCAATAGCAAGCAGCTCGTTGCCGTGCTCCAGCAGGGTTCGCTGGTCGCTACCGACAAGAACGTGAATGCCACGAACCTGAACGGCATTTATGTGCAACGCGCGAATGAATTCGCTCCCAAGGCGAGCAAGCAGCTGAACAAGCCTGCCTCTTCTTCGCTTAAGGGCTTCAACCGCAAGTCTATCAGCTTCAACCTGTCTTCTGCGGGGAATGCTGTCGTTACGATCTTGAACTCCGATGGTGCTGAAGTGGCAACCCTCCGCGCCGACAACGCCCAGCCGGGTTTCAACACGCTCCGCTGGAACGGTGAAAATGTCCCGAGCGGCCGCTACCTTGTTCGTATTGACCACAACGGCTCTGTCTCTGGCAAGAACGCCGTTCTGAAGTAG